In Wolinella succinogenes DSM 1740, a single genomic region encodes these proteins:
- the rpsB gene encoding 30S ribosomal protein S2, translating into MVTMKDLLECGVHFGHQTRRWNPKMKKYIFGVRKNIHIIDLQKTLRYFRYTYNVVRDAAAEGKTVMFVGTKKQASETIKQYADTINAPYVNYRWLGGMLTNFSTIKKSIRKLEVIEEMEASGQIELLTKKEKLMLTRKKEKLEKYLGGVRHMKKAPDMLFVVDAAKEKIAVAEARRLGIPVVAPLDTNCDPDVVDFPIPGNDDAIRSIQLFCKEMAEAIQEGRALAGSEEGEATEEVTPASEAEKQEVLAEAMSEEGDALQESEVVEEEEK; encoded by the coding sequence ATGGTTACCATGAAAGACCTACTAGAGTGCGGTGTTCACTTCGGACACCAGACAAGACGATGGAATCCCAAGATGAAAAAATACATCTTCGGCGTTCGAAAAAACATCCATATTATCGACCTACAAAAGACCCTACGATACTTCCGATACACCTACAATGTTGTCCGTGATGCCGCGGCTGAGGGCAAAACCGTCATGTTTGTTGGCACCAAAAAGCAAGCGAGCGAAACCATCAAGCAATACGCTGACACCATCAACGCTCCCTATGTAAACTACCGATGGCTTGGCGGTATGCTCACCAACTTCTCCACCATCAAAAAATCCATCCGCAAGCTTGAAGTGATCGAAGAGATGGAAGCTAGCGGCCAAATCGAGCTTCTCACTAAAAAAGAGAAGCTCATGCTCACTCGCAAAAAAGAGAAGCTTGAGAAGTATCTTGGCGGTGTGCGCCACATGAAAAAAGCTCCCGATATGCTTTTTGTCGTGGACGCCGCTAAAGAGAAAATCGCCGTGGCTGAGGCAAGAAGACTTGGAATTCCTGTCGTTGCCCCCCTTGATACCAACTGCGATCCCGATGTTGTAGATTTCCCCATTCCCGGAAACGATGATGCGATTCGATCCATTCAGCTTTTCTGCAAAGAGATGGCCGAAGCGATTCAAGAGGGTCGAGCCTTAGCCGGCAGCGAAGAGGGAGAAGCCACTGAAGAGGTCACTCCTGCAAGCGAAGCCGAAAAGCAAGAGGTTCTAGCTGAAGCAATGAGTGAAGAGGGCGACGCGCTCCAAGAGAGCGAAGTTGTCGAAGAAGAGGAGAAATAA
- the bcp gene encoding thioredoxin-dependent thiol peroxidase, whose product MESAPAFCLKNQDEAEICLRDLKGAWIILYFYPKDSTPGCTQEACDFTESLPRFETLQAIVLGVSPDSPRSHQNFIAKSDLKITLLSDPTKEVAKAFGAWGEKKLYGKVSEGIIRSTFIIDPQGRIAHAWRRVKVAGHAKEVLETLEKLQKS is encoded by the coding sequence ATGGAATCTGCTCCCGCCTTTTGCCTCAAGAATCAAGACGAGGCCGAAATCTGTCTGCGCGACCTTAAAGGCGCTTGGATCATTCTCTATTTCTATCCCAAAGATTCCACCCCCGGCTGCACCCAAGAGGCGTGCGACTTCACGGAGTCACTCCCCCGCTTTGAGACGCTTCAAGCGATCGTTCTTGGGGTCAGCCCCGATTCTCCTCGCTCCCATCAAAACTTCATTGCCAAATCCGATCTTAAAATCACCCTGCTAAGCGACCCCACCAAAGAGGTCGCCAAAGCCTTTGGAGCGTGGGGCGAAAAGAAGCTCTATGGAAAAGTCTCTGAAGGAATCATCCGCTCCACCTTCATTATTGATCCCCAAGGAAGAATCGCCCATGCATGGAGAAGAGTCAAGGTCGCAGGACACGCCAAAGAGGTTCTAGAGACCCTAGAGAAGCTTCAAAAAAGCTAA
- a CDS encoding TVP38/TMEM64 family protein, whose translation MKKLVILLLWALLLYLFWYQSKGALPSPKELKTLILDFGILAPLVYLLLFITLPLLLFPSVLMAMIGGALFGSMEGFILITTGASLSSSLAFALSRYLGEKTIKKLLARYKVVALLEKNPSFETLLLLRLIPFVPFDALNYLLGLTRVSYARFFTSTLLGILPGAFLYAFIGEGALEGEREKLYIALVLLALLALLSLYLKHRFKGKLIVQKEL comes from the coding sequence ATGAAAAAATTGGTGATTCTTCTATTATGGGCACTTCTCTTGTATCTCTTTTGGTATCAAAGCAAAGGCGCACTCCCCTCGCCCAAAGAGCTCAAAACCCTCATTCTTGACTTTGGAATTCTCGCCCCCCTAGTCTACCTCCTTCTCTTTATCACGCTCCCCCTGCTCCTTTTTCCAAGCGTCCTCATGGCGATGATCGGGGGAGCTCTTTTTGGCTCGATGGAGGGCTTTATCCTTATCACCACAGGAGCGAGTCTCAGCTCCTCGCTCGCCTTTGCTCTCTCGCGCTATTTAGGTGAAAAGACGATTAAAAAACTCCTCGCGCGCTACAAAGTCGTCGCCCTCTTGGAGAAGAATCCCTCCTTTGAGACCCTTCTTCTACTTCGCCTCATCCCCTTTGTCCCCTTTGATGCACTCAACTACCTTTTGGGGCTCACGCGAGTGAGCTACGCTCGATTCTTCACCAGCACGCTTCTTGGGATTCTCCCCGGAGCGTTTCTTTATGCCTTTATCGGTGAGGGGGCACTAGAGGGAGAGAGGGAGAAGCTCTACATCGCCCTAGTCCTTTTGGCCCTTTTGGCACTCCTTTCACTCTATCTCAAACATCGATTCAAGGGGAAACTCATCGTTCAAAAAGAGCTTTAG
- a CDS encoding (Fe-S)-binding protein, producing MNKEKRMEWSQACIDCKRCVPSCVILRNQERSPKSILENFSQASLDPFTCMECQACKEACPKGIDFGELFIAQKKILTPSSPPLAFKKVLRLQQWNFSPLFSASKGRSPEVAFMPGCALANRSPELIEAILNHLGEHFHSVGYFQHCCGKPLRLIGDEEGFRADFQKSLQALRELSPKLLLTACSNCYTTFKKELPSLDIQPLYGVLEEIPLPRSFTPQPHQPALTLHDPCPSISHPELHRSVRGVLQKAGIPFGEFKNSKEKTLCCGSGGMLGLTHPALAKNQAIHRAKESPTPLILTYCQSCADRLTIGGKKGVHLLEILYQNRLENRPLGFFAKWKNRFLNRWLQRAQRS from the coding sequence ATGAACAAAGAGAAAAGGATGGAGTGGAGCCAAGCCTGCATCGACTGCAAGCGTTGCGTTCCCTCTTGTGTCATTTTAAGGAATCAAGAGCGCTCCCCCAAATCCATTCTAGAAAACTTCTCCCAAGCTAGCCTTGACCCCTTCACTTGCATGGAGTGTCAAGCTTGCAAGGAGGCTTGCCCCAAGGGGATTGATTTTGGTGAGCTCTTTATAGCTCAAAAAAAGATTCTCACCCCCTCTTCTCCTCCTTTGGCTTTTAAAAAAGTCTTAAGGCTTCAACAATGGAACTTCTCTCCCCTTTTTAGCGCTTCTAAGGGGCGCTCTCCCGAGGTGGCTTTCATGCCTGGATGCGCTCTAGCCAACCGCTCTCCCGAGCTTATAGAAGCTATCTTAAACCATTTAGGTGAACATTTTCATTCCGTGGGCTACTTCCAGCACTGTTGCGGAAAACCCTTGAGACTCATCGGCGATGAGGAGGGGTTTAGAGCGGATTTTCAAAAGAGCCTCCAAGCCCTTAGAGAGCTCTCGCCCAAACTTTTGCTCACCGCCTGCTCCAACTGCTACACCACTTTTAAAAAAGAGCTTCCCTCTCTAGACATTCAACCCCTTTATGGGGTGCTGGAGGAGATTCCCCTTCCTCGCTCCTTCACCCCCCAGCCCCATCAGCCAGCCCTCACCCTGCACGATCCCTGCCCCTCGATTTCTCATCCCGAGCTCCACAGAAGCGTTCGAGGGGTGCTCCAAAAAGCAGGGATTCCTTTTGGAGAGTTCAAAAACTCTAAAGAGAAGACGCTCTGCTGTGGGAGCGGAGGGATGCTGGGGCTCACCCATCCCGCACTGGCCAAAAACCAAGCCATCCATCGCGCCAAAGAGAGCCCTACACCGCTTATCCTCACCTACTGCCAATCCTGCGCAGACCGACTCACCATCGGAGGGAAAAAGGGAGTGCATCTATTAGAGATTCTCTACCAAAATCGTCTCGAAAATCGCCCCTTGGGATTCTTCGCCAAATGGAAGAATCGATTCCTCAATCGCTGGCTTCAAAGGGCCCAAAGATCATGA
- a CDS encoding TVP38/TMEM64 family protein produces MPRLFLALALLLVFIGVAYTLPAFYAFFEESISALSSMDVEGIKSYILGFGAWAPLVSFALMVLQSIIAPLPAFLITFANAALFGFFWGALLSWSSAMAGAALCFWLARSLGREGVERFISTKLLEETDTFFAKYGTHTILITRLLPFVSFDAVSYAAGLTSMRLLPFLVATGLGQLPATLIYSYAGETMTGSIGYFVSGLLILFALSVAWMLFRRLREERNRQVR; encoded by the coding sequence ATGCCTCGCCTCTTCTTAGCCCTCGCTCTGCTTCTTGTTTTTATAGGCGTTGCCTACACGCTTCCCGCCTTTTACGCCTTTTTTGAGGAATCGATCTCTGCGCTCTCCTCCATGGATGTGGAGGGAATCAAGAGCTACATCCTTGGCTTTGGGGCTTGGGCGCCCCTTGTCTCTTTTGCCCTGATGGTGCTTCAATCCATCATCGCCCCTCTCCCTGCGTTTCTTATCACCTTTGCCAACGCTGCCCTTTTTGGATTTTTTTGGGGGGCACTGCTCTCTTGGAGTAGCGCTATGGCGGGAGCAGCACTCTGCTTTTGGCTCGCTAGATCCCTAGGGAGGGAGGGGGTGGAACGCTTCATCTCAACCAAGCTCTTAGAGGAGACGGACACTTTTTTTGCTAAATATGGCACCCACACGATTCTCATCACTCGCCTTCTCCCCTTCGTCTCTTTTGACGCGGTAAGCTACGCCGCAGGACTCACCTCAATGCGGCTCCTTCCCTTTCTGGTCGCCACGGGATTGGGGCAACTCCCCGCCACCCTTATCTACTCCTATGCGGGCGAGACCATGACGGGCTCCATTGGCTATTTTGTCTCAGGATTGCTCATCCTCTTTGCCCTGAGCGTGGCATGGATGCTTTTTAGGCGATTAAGAGAGGAGAGGAATCGCCAAGTCCGATGA
- a CDS encoding rhodanese-like domain-containing protein, translated as MKSFRFSLILLFPLWLFWSGCFGTSYQYISAEELAPLVREGKSLTLIDIQVAEDFAEEHLKGAISTTAFPVKSAEDKAKIDAILSQIKPEGLVIVVCPQGKIGAERTYKHLLSKGVAKERLRILTDGQYGWPREKIGDILEIQ; from the coding sequence ATGAAATCTTTTCGATTCTCCCTCATTCTCCTCTTTCCCTTGTGGCTATTTTGGAGTGGCTGCTTTGGTACTTCCTATCAATATATCTCCGCTGAAGAGCTCGCCCCCTTGGTGAGAGAGGGAAAAAGCCTCACACTCATTGACATTCAAGTGGCCGAAGATTTCGCCGAAGAGCATTTAAAAGGCGCCATTAGCACCACGGCTTTCCCTGTGAAGAGCGCTGAAGACAAGGCTAAAATTGATGCGATTCTTTCGCAAATTAAACCCGAAGGTCTCGTCATTGTGGTCTGCCCCCAAGGTAAAATCGGGGCTGAGCGCACCTACAAACATCTCCTCTCCAAGGGAGTTGCCAAAGAGCGTCTCAGGATTCTCACCGATGGCCAGTATGGTTGGCCCAGAGAGAAGATTGGCGATATTTTAGAGATACAATAG
- a CDS encoding uracil-xanthine permease family protein translates to MEATDYRLRLKESVVGLQFLFVAFGALVLVPILTGLNPNVALFTAGIGTLIFQFINREKVPPVFLASSFAFIAPIIAGVQQWGIEGTMGGLVAAGFFYVILSLVVRLRGDGFIHRLLPPIVVGPVIMTIGLILSPVAVNMALGKTGDGAIVLVEEDIALILSMLSLSAAVLAALLGRGFLRLLPILCGIAVGYVAALFLGVVNFNPILEAPWVAVPAFSAPVWNWEAVIFLFPIAIAPAVEHIGDMLAISNVTGKNYLEKPGLKNTLLGDGIATSAAALLGGPPNTTYSEVTGAVTLTKAYNPAIMTWAAIFAIMAAFIGKIGGFLQTIPTPVMGGILLILFGIITSVGIGTLVKAKVDFGNSRNMIIVSLILIFAIGGMTFQIGGVGFSGIGLGAIVGIALNLILPKGRHDIDL, encoded by the coding sequence ATGGAGGCGACTGACTATCGCTTGCGCTTGAAAGAGAGCGTGGTGGGTTTACAGTTTTTGTTTGTGGCGTTTGGCGCGCTTGTGCTTGTGCCTATCCTCACGGGTCTCAATCCCAATGTGGCACTCTTTACAGCAGGCATAGGGACGCTGATTTTTCAGTTTATCAATAGAGAGAAAGTCCCTCCTGTTTTTCTTGCCTCTTCGTTTGCCTTTATTGCGCCCATTATTGCAGGCGTGCAGCAGTGGGGGATCGAAGGGACGATGGGCGGATTGGTGGCGGCAGGCTTTTTTTATGTGATCTTGAGTCTTGTGGTTCGCCTTAGAGGGGATGGCTTCATCCATCGCCTGCTCCCTCCTATTGTCGTGGGGCCTGTGATTATGACCATTGGACTTATCCTCTCTCCTGTGGCGGTTAATATGGCGCTCGGAAAAACAGGAGATGGAGCGATAGTGCTTGTGGAAGAGGATATTGCACTCATTCTCTCTATGCTCTCTTTGAGTGCGGCGGTACTCGCTGCGCTTCTTGGAAGGGGATTCTTAAGACTCCTACCGATTCTTTGCGGAATTGCAGTGGGCTATGTCGCGGCGCTCTTTTTGGGCGTGGTGAACTTTAATCCCATCCTTGAGGCTCCTTGGGTGGCAGTTCCTGCCTTTAGTGCGCCTGTGTGGAATTGGGAAGCGGTCATTTTCCTTTTCCCAATCGCAATCGCTCCAGCGGTGGAGCATATTGGTGATATGCTAGCCATCAGCAATGTCACAGGCAAAAACTATCTTGAAAAACCTGGTCTTAAAAACACTCTTTTGGGCGATGGCATCGCCACATCAGCCGCCGCTCTTCTAGGCGGCCCTCCCAATACGACCTACTCAGAAGTGACAGGGGCAGTGACGCTCACCAAAGCTTACAATCCCGCGATCATGACATGGGCAGCGATCTTTGCCATCATGGCAGCGTTTATTGGGAAGATTGGAGGATTTTTGCAGACGATTCCCACACCTGTGATGGGGGGAATCTTGCTCATTCTCTTTGGAATTATCACCTCGGTGGGAATTGGAACGCTGGTGAAAGCCAAGGTTGACTTTGGGAATTCTCGTAATATGATTATTGTTTCACTCATCCTCATCTTTGCCATTGGGGGGATGACATTTCAAATCGGAGGCGTAGGTTTTAGCGGGATTGGTCTTGGGGCGATCGTGGGAATTGCGCTCAATCTCATCCTTCCCAAAGGAAGGCATGACATCGATCTTTAG
- a CDS encoding tetraacyldisaccharide 4'-kinase, with translation MRFIERYFYRPSPVQKGVALALLPLSLLYCTIATTRRALSLKREFPATLISIGNLVVGGTGKTPFLIALAKEYEDRVAVVSRGYKRGSKGLLVVSHEGKILEETPKSGDEAMLIAQKLPKATVIVSEDRAKGINKAIELGKDIIFLDDGFRFPYNKLNILLRPLLEPHFKLCIPSGAYRERPSLYQSADILAKEGKEYRREVNISNPTPRMLLVTAIASPSRLERFLPEVVGKIAYKDHAFFDIKTLQKAMKEHEASSLLVTEKDEVKLKESGLPLSVMRLEFFIDEEIRAHVREFVASRSPKLS, from the coding sequence ATGCGCTTTATTGAGCGATATTTCTATCGCCCCTCCCCCGTCCAAAAAGGGGTCGCCCTCGCGCTTCTCCCTCTCTCCCTCCTCTACTGCACCATTGCCACCACTAGACGCGCCCTCTCACTCAAGAGAGAGTTTCCCGCTACCCTTATTAGCATTGGAAATCTAGTGGTTGGAGGCACTGGTAAAACCCCTTTTCTCATCGCCCTTGCCAAGGAGTATGAAGATAGGGTCGCCGTGGTCTCTAGAGGCTATAAAAGAGGCTCCAAAGGGCTATTGGTGGTCTCTCACGAGGGCAAGATTTTAGAGGAGACTCCAAAGAGTGGAGATGAGGCGATGCTCATCGCCCAAAAGCTTCCCAAGGCGACCGTGATCGTCTCCGAAGATCGCGCCAAAGGAATCAACAAGGCCATAGAGCTCGGTAAAGATATCATCTTTTTGGATGATGGATTCCGCTTCCCCTACAACAAGCTCAATATTCTTTTGCGTCCCCTCCTTGAGCCTCACTTTAAACTATGCATCCCCTCAGGGGCCTACAGAGAGCGTCCCTCGCTCTACCAAAGCGCGGATATTCTTGCCAAAGAGGGCAAAGAGTATAGACGCGAAGTGAATATTTCCAACCCCACCCCAAGGATGCTCCTAGTCACAGCCATTGCCAGCCCTTCTAGGCTAGAGCGATTCTTGCCCGAGGTGGTAGGAAAAATCGCCTACAAAGATCACGCCTTTTTCGATATAAAAACCCTACAAAAAGCCATGAAAGAGCATGAGGCAAGCTCGCTTTTAGTGACAGAAAAAGATGAAGTGAAGCTCAAAGAATCGGGGCTGCCTCTCTCGGTGATGCGGCTAGAGTTTTTTATCGACGAGGAGATTCGCGCCCACGTGCGAGAGTTCGTTGCCTCCCGCTCCCCAAAACTCTCCTAA
- a CDS encoding DegT/DnrJ/EryC1/StrS family aminotransferase: protein METIPFFAPDIDDSESSEILSALSGKDSKVSLLEEQFKKYIGTKHAISTSDGTAAMHLCLCALDLKRGDKMLCSVNCHPFIPEVIRHFDAEPIFIDVSEKDFNLLAERCEEILEKNDSKKLRGIIVSHIAGGMAGIESFYALGKKYGIKIIEDATYAMGLSQGGKKVGSLGADATIFSFFPDKLHCIANGGMIVTNDDELAQKATLLRYHAMVQDEEGSEHPEYIYDVLDIGNKYDLTQIAAACCLAQLRKIDKIIARRKEIAKIYDRELSNLAHLSIPARSSEHVFSAYIVKIDKNRDGFAKELKERGVQTGLHFIPLHLLSYYKTKYALKVNNFPSALRNYQQVLSLPIHTKMSDEDVLFVCEQIKIVDKGRV from the coding sequence ATGGAGACCATCCCATTTTTTGCCCCCGATATTGATGATTCCGAAAGTAGCGAGATTTTAAGCGCACTCTCTGGCAAAGACTCCAAAGTCTCTCTGCTAGAGGAGCAGTTTAAGAAGTATATTGGCACCAAGCACGCCATCAGCACTAGCGATGGCACCGCAGCGATGCACCTCTGCCTCTGTGCGCTAGATCTCAAACGGGGCGATAAGATGCTCTGCTCGGTCAATTGCCACCCTTTCATCCCCGAAGTGATTCGCCACTTTGACGCTGAGCCTATTTTTATTGATGTGAGTGAGAAAGATTTCAATCTTTTGGCGGAGCGCTGCGAAGAGATTTTAGAAAAAAACGATTCCAAAAAACTAAGAGGAATTATTGTCAGCCATATTGCAGGAGGAATGGCCGGAATAGAGAGTTTCTATGCCTTGGGCAAAAAATATGGAATCAAAATCATCGAGGACGCCACCTACGCCATGGGGCTCTCCCAAGGGGGCAAAAAGGTGGGTTCCCTTGGAGCGGATGCGACCATTTTTAGCTTCTTTCCCGACAAGCTTCACTGCATCGCTAATGGCGGCATGATCGTCACCAATGACGACGAGCTCGCCCAAAAAGCAACTCTTTTACGCTACCACGCCATGGTGCAGGATGAAGAGGGGAGTGAGCACCCTGAGTATATTTATGATGTGCTTGATATTGGAAACAAATATGACCTCACTCAAATTGCCGCGGCTTGCTGCCTCGCCCAGCTAAGAAAGATTGACAAAATCATCGCACGCCGCAAAGAGATCGCCAAAATCTATGACAGAGAGCTCTCTAATCTCGCGCATCTCTCCATCCCTGCGCGCTCCAGTGAACATGTCTTTTCCGCCTACATCGTTAAGATTGACAAGAATCGCGATGGCTTTGCCAAGGAGCTCAAAGAAAGGGGGGTCCAAACAGGGCTCCATTTTATTCCTCTCCACCTTCTTAGCTACTACAAAACCAAATACGCTCTCAAGGTCAACAACTTCCCCAGCGCGCTTCGCAACTACCAGCAGGTGCTCTCCTTGCCCATTCACACCAAAATGAGTGATGAGGATGTGCTTTTTGTTTGTGAACAGATCAAAATCGTGGACAAGGGTCGCGTTTAA
- a CDS encoding NAD+ synthase, with the protein MTLTNPSALVNQLVDFLRQELAQRGFKKVVVGLSGGVDSAVVARLCQEAIGENLHALLMPSSVSSKESVEHALLLCERFNLSHHIQSIAPLELAFRELHPEATPLRIGNACARFRMITLYDFSFKENRLVIGTGNKSEILLGYGTLYGDTACALNPIGDLYKTEIFQLAKFLSIPDEIIQKAPSADLFEGQSDEKELGFSYNDMDQLLFDHIELKLSKEELLAKGHAKELVEMVLKRISTNKFKSEMPPIAQVRGRL; encoded by the coding sequence ATGACTCTCACCAACCCATCTGCACTCGTGAATCAATTAGTCGATTTCTTGCGTCAAGAGCTGGCCCAAAGAGGCTTTAAAAAGGTTGTTGTTGGCCTTAGTGGAGGAGTCGATTCAGCCGTAGTGGCGAGGCTTTGCCAAGAGGCCATTGGAGAGAATCTTCACGCCCTGCTCATGCCCTCCTCTGTCTCCTCTAAAGAGAGTGTCGAGCACGCCTTGCTTCTTTGTGAGCGATTCAACCTCTCTCACCACATCCAATCCATCGCCCCTTTAGAACTTGCCTTCAGGGAGCTCCACCCTGAGGCCACCCCTCTTCGTATTGGCAATGCTTGCGCTAGATTTAGGATGATCACGCTCTATGACTTCTCCTTTAAAGAGAATCGGCTCGTGATAGGAACAGGCAACAAAAGCGAGATTCTCTTGGGCTATGGAACGCTCTATGGCGATACCGCTTGCGCACTCAACCCTATCGGTGATCTTTACAAAACCGAGATTTTTCAGTTAGCTAAATTTTTAAGCATTCCTGATGAAATTATCCAAAAAGCCCCAAGTGCCGATCTCTTTGAGGGGCAGAGCGATGAAAAAGAGTTGGGTTTTAGCTATAATGACATGGATCAACTTCTATTCGACCATATCGAGCTTAAGCTCTCCAAAGAGGAGCTTTTGGCCAAAGGGCACGCCAAAGAGCTAGTCGAAATGGTCTTAAAAAGAATTTCAACTAATAAATTTAAGAGTGAGATGCCTCCCATCGCCCAAGTGAGAGGGCGACTTTAA
- a CDS encoding OmpA family protein, with amino-acid sequence MFKRIALLSIVAASSLWAAGNNLYEITPTIGGSIHLGNDKYKNDADLSYGLRFANRVTENALVEIGYDRVDGAKYSNSSEKTDLDRYFLSVIYEYSDYKTLIPYALVGFGYEDVENERQSLNSAGFGQWGLGLRYVMSENLHLKTEIKHLLSLDGRSDALVSVGLAIPFGEFAKESPKPLKVKEPEPIKPAPVASAPLDSDGDGVTDDKDLCPGTPKNFKVNQEGCPIQYTFLVQFPFDSAEITPAYMDEVKDFALFLENHKGVSAKLEGHTDSKGSDAYNKKLSAKRSNAVKEALIKLGIDKSRLSSEGFGEERPIADNATDEGRQKNRRVEAIIAPLKK; translated from the coding sequence ATGTTCAAAAGAATCGCCCTGCTTTCTATTGTAGCGGCATCTTCATTGTGGGCTGCCGGAAACAACCTCTATGAGATTACTCCGACAATCGGCGGGTCTATCCACCTTGGTAATGATAAATATAAAAATGACGCTGATCTCTCCTATGGCCTTAGATTTGCTAATCGAGTCACGGAGAATGCATTGGTGGAGATTGGGTATGATCGCGTGGATGGGGCTAAATACTCTAATAGCTCTGAAAAGACCGATCTTGACCGCTACTTTTTGAGCGTCATTTATGAGTATAGCGACTACAAGACGCTTATCCCCTACGCGCTAGTTGGATTTGGCTATGAGGATGTAGAGAATGAGCGACAAAGCCTCAATAGTGCAGGTTTTGGGCAGTGGGGATTGGGATTGCGTTATGTGATGAGCGAGAATCTCCACCTTAAAACCGAGATCAAGCACCTGCTTAGCCTTGATGGACGTAGCGATGCGCTTGTCTCTGTTGGGCTCGCGATTCCTTTTGGCGAATTTGCCAAAGAGAGCCCCAAACCCCTCAAAGTTAAAGAGCCTGAGCCCATCAAGCCTGCTCCTGTAGCGAGCGCTCCACTAGATAGCGATGGAGATGGGGTCACTGATGATAAAGATTTGTGTCCTGGAACGCCCAAGAATTTCAAAGTCAATCAAGAGGGTTGCCCCATCCAGTACACTTTCTTGGTTCAATTCCCCTTTGATTCGGCCGAGATCACCCCTGCTTATATGGATGAGGTGAAAGATTTTGCCCTCTTTTTGGAGAATCACAAAGGCGTGAGCGCCAAGCTAGAGGGGCACACCGACAGCAAGGGAAGTGACGCCTATAATAAAAAGCTCTCCGCCAAACGATCCAACGCCGTGAAAGAAGCTCTAATCAAGCTTGGAATCGACAAGAGCCGATTGAGCTCTGAAGGATTTGGAGAGGAGCGACCCATCGCGGATAACGCTACGGATGAAGGACGACAAAAAAATCGAAGAGTTGAAGCGATCATCGCCCCACTTAAAAAATAA
- a CDS encoding chemotaxis protein CheX has translation MKPVINQDVAIYYSEPLLDSKEAKSICEVLATSAATIKSLQLKALFFSFEKTEQFEPQAVVSIAKTLLAIQNKLEVVTAFCGYSEKQFQELKEIFPNKSIPLFKTAEMAMLFLGIKIPRTAHPIVLFDQDGMTQTIVSQELSSKGFKVHAALNQQDFSKKKREFGNNAIYIYDIFFDVTGNYIPVRISKGIVTYKLYKNLDGKLHLHFNSQAHVARMAEGYKVFAFDASDVKSMNIKVIDFFVSLALNGVKYDAFIAIFGLTKELVALDVAQKMTRSGVKFFESEKAFMHDSTVVQLARSYQAKRPAGLTKKLVSKLPVFIDASLETLTSLTGGEAMKQSHKITQCAISETSDLMGAVISFEGDISGMLALAFNQAIAKEAALMMLGEEANSSTELLDVVSEFTNIIAGRSKALLSEDETTISISLPKTCKNFSELMTTLGNRQGVQIDLLLNNKPLYLFLTH, from the coding sequence ATGAAACCCGTAATCAACCAAGATGTAGCGATCTATTATTCTGAGCCCCTGCTTGATTCTAAGGAGGCCAAAAGCATCTGCGAAGTCTTGGCCACCAGTGCCGCCACGATCAAGAGCCTTCAGCTTAAAGCCCTCTTCTTCTCCTTTGAAAAAACCGAGCAATTTGAGCCTCAAGCGGTCGTCTCTATCGCTAAAACCCTACTGGCCATTCAAAATAAGCTTGAAGTCGTCACCGCTTTTTGCGGGTATAGCGAAAAGCAATTTCAGGAGCTCAAAGAGATTTTCCCCAATAAAAGCATCCCGCTTTTTAAGACGGCTGAGATGGCGATGCTTTTCTTGGGGATCAAGATTCCTCGCACAGCGCATCCCATCGTGCTTTTCGATCAAGATGGGATGACCCAAACCATCGTCTCCCAAGAGCTCTCTTCCAAGGGCTTTAAAGTCCACGCCGCGCTCAATCAGCAGGATTTCTCTAAGAAGAAGCGGGAATTTGGGAATAATGCTATCTATATTTATGATATCTTTTTTGATGTGACGGGCAACTACATTCCTGTGCGAATCTCCAAGGGAATCGTCACCTACAAACTCTATAAGAATCTAGATGGTAAGCTCCACCTTCATTTCAACTCCCAAGCCCATGTGGCTCGAATGGCAGAGGGGTACAAGGTCTTTGCCTTTGATGCAAGCGATGTGAAGTCGATGAATATTAAAGTGATTGACTTTTTTGTCTCTTTAGCGCTCAATGGGGTGAAATATGATGCCTTTATCGCTATTTTTGGCTTGACCAAGGAGCTCGTGGCGCTTGATGTGGCGCAGAAAATGACGCGAAGCGGAGTGAAATTTTTTGAGAGCGAGAAGGCCTTCATGCATGATAGCACTGTGGTGCAGTTGGCTCGAAGCTATCAGGCCAAACGACCTGCGGGACTCACCAAAAAACTGGTCTCAAAACTCCCTGTTTTTATCGATGCATCCCTAGAGACGCTCACCTCGCTCACGGGTGGAGAGGCGATGAAGCAATCTCATAAGATCACGCAGTGTGCCATTAGTGAGACGAGTGATCTCATGGGTGCCGTGATCAGCTTTGAGGGCGATATTTCGGGGATGCTGGCTTTAGCGTTCAATCAAGCCATTGCCAAAGAGGCAGCGCTCATGATGCTAGGAGAAGAGGCAAACTCTTCTACGGAGCTCTTGGATGTGGTCTCTGAGTTCACTAACATCATTGCTGGACGGAGCAAGGCGCTCTTGTCTGAGGATGAGACCACCATCTCCATCTCCCTTCCTAA